In Sesamum indicum cultivar Zhongzhi No. 13 linkage group LG1, S_indicum_v1.0, whole genome shotgun sequence, the sequence AATAAGCCATCACCTGAGATATTAACATTGCagtttgtaattattattattattattttaatgtgaTTCTGGTTTAATATGAAGTAGACATTGGTGGCACATTTACCTACTCCCTTTTACCAGGACAAAAAGTTACTGCAGAAAAAGATATCCATCGAAGAAAAATGCTGAATTTAGGTGTTATTGTAGTGGTCGGCCCATAGAGAAGGTAAATCAAGGGGTAAGTGTATTTACTTTGTTAGTTTAACATTTTCCTTACCATACTAACCCACGGGCTCATAGCTAGAGATGTAGCAGAGTCTGCAAAAACTAGTTGGTGGCAGATTTCAATTCCAAGTTCTTAATCCACAAGATCAAATGTAAAGATAGACaagattacataataatcactGCAAAGGCCAACTTGGAAAATAGCAACTGCAACTATTGCATCAATACAACTAACTTGCAACCTAAGCATCAGcaacattttctttattttagtTTCTTCTCGAATCCTTTTACTATGTTACGCACACGTGTGGCCGAGTGGGGAAGTTGGTAGGTGGAGACTGGAGAGGATGTGGGAAGAAGACAATGGAGACAACTTTTGACAGCAGTGGCAGATAAGATAAACCATGAAGGCAGACGGCAGAAACAAGAGATCAAATAACTATGCtatcaaacaaataatatttttcaaaagaagaTCTACTGACAAGACTTTTAGGACATCCTGTAGGAAAAAACAATCTGAACCCACATATATTTTCATAGGCAGTCAACATCATCTACTCAGCACTTAGAATTGTTTGCTGATGGTCCCAGTGTCAtgaattatcaattttcacgAGTTTCAAGTCTAATGCGCGTGAATCAGCTACTGTCTACAGCATGCAGTATGAAAATGATGAAGGAGAAATAAAAGTTCTACTTGGAAACTGGTGGTATTTGCTTTCATATTTGTGCACCATGGACAGCAGAGAAATTGCATGACTACAAGTAAAATCAAGTAAGCTACATGTATCTCGGGCTTTGCATTCAGAAGATAATATCCACTCATGGCCCAAACTAACATGAATATATGCTCCAGCTTACATGAAATGTGCAGCAATTGATTATGACAACTTCAGCAACAATTTAATCTTCaccacacacaaaaaaagaacCACAAAATAGGCACAGATTAAGGCGTGCGAAACTTGTGTGAGgcttaattatgaattaagtatgaatcttattttttttttcttgtcttttgaTATTTCGGCATACACAAACCAGGTGAAAAGATGCTttgctgcaaaataaaaagattaagaCATGAATATCTTCATCCTTCATTCCACCTGTAGGCTTACCAAAGTAAGCACCAAGGTGATTAGATCATTGAGCTGTCCGTCGAAAGAAATGTTCAATCTGCAAATATCCTTGAGGCTGCAACTTTTTTGGCTTGGCTGCATGCTTACACTTTTTTGCCCAAGGTGAGGTATCCTTAACGTCCTGGACAAGGAAAAGCGCATTACTTTTACATGCTTCACCAAACAGTATTTCCTTTGGTAGTGCAGAACAAGTTTACAGGCCAATAATGATCAACTACTTAGTTTTTTTTGCCAGTTGACGGGTGATTTGTCAATAGAGACCATAATAGTAACTACACTCTAagcaaataaaatagttaGTAGTGGAATGATGAGTTATAGTTCCAGATTGACAAAAGTAGGGAATGACTACAGAGACCCACCAATGATGATTGATCAAGAGGCCTCATAACTTTGATTCGGCCACCTCTGCCATCAGCTCCAACAGCAATTAAGTCACCTGCTCCTGCATTCAATCTGTCCAACCCTGTAGATGATGTTGTTGATACTTGGTTCTTAGCCTTCTTGCACCATTTACCCAAGTGCCAGTTAGTTCCATCAGGACCCAGTAATCCACCAGAAAAGCATCCATCACCTGGAAATTTCACAGAATATGaagaattttatttctaaagaTGCAGTACCTCTTCACAAAACCTTCTTGTTAAATAGGACGCCCAGAAACTTgagcaaaattcaatttgattaaaaaataatagtaataataacgAAGAATACTATAGAAAGAATGTGtttcaaaaatagaatttattaaacataCCAGGATGAGAAAATTGAATCGAGGAGGTagtctctttttttatatgaacTGAGGTTTGAACTGGGCCAGTCTCACCATAGCATATCACCTCATCATCCACATTAGCAGGTAGCTTATTAGCTAGATCTGCCTTTCTGCCTTTTTTCATAGCCCGGGAGCAAGATACTCCGTCTCTGTTTCCAGATTGTGGCATTTCGGCATTGTTTTGTGTATCAAAAGACACATCTTCTAGTGGTAAATGGCATCTCTGTAAAATTACACTGTTATCAACACATGGCATGAAATTCTTGCATGAAAATCCTTGTACAGAAGTGGAGCACCCAACACTCTTGTCCACATTTATTGAGGAACAACCTTTCTCCTGATCATTTTGTTCATCAGTACATCCAGGGAAAATATCATCAATTGTGCTTTTTCTAGTCATAGGCATGCAGACCTCAACTTTCTTTGAAATGAATGTGCTGTCTGACTTATAACTTGTTTCATCTAAATCAATTCGATTTCCATGtcttttcattgtattttCATGTGAATCAGACTTGAATCGAGCATCCTGGTCCTTTAGCACTCTCAAAGTTTCATTGTCTTTGATTTCAGCTGCAGTCTCCAGTTCTTGGATTCTCGACTGTAAAATATTGGGTATTAGGTAGTTCTCAATTGAAACTAAACAAACTTATTGATTTCTGGGCTCCAATTTAAAATGTACCTTGagtttctttatcttttcgGTAGCCTTCTCAAGTTTACGAAGGCAACGAGCCTCTCCTCTTCCTAAAATGTTGCATTTGGCCATCAGTTCCTTGTAACCCCTACATACAGTGAAACGGGACTGAATTGGTAACCACAGAAAGGAAAGGATCACAAAAAGATCGAAGAagtcatttattttgtataagttCACATGAAAGAAATGATTTCAGATAAACCTGCAACTAAATGAAATGAGTGACTACCTTCAAGAAAGGAATATAAATGAGACAGGAAGAAAACACATTAACACTCAGAAGTTTCATGAGTTAGTTCTGAAAATGGCATGTCATAGCTTTCaatcttttattgaaataaagacATTTAGCACATGAACATAATGGCTctgttttcaaatataaataatcatagaGGTTGTTCAGAGAAAAGGTTGAAACAGCAACCCCCATTCATATGAACTGATATTGGTCATTCCTTGTATGAGTAGAAATAAGATAGCAAATTAGTTGGATATAGCTTTTATTACGACTCTGGAAACAATATAAGTAGAGTCTTACTTGTTACGAATTACCAATGACTTTCTCAGAACATCTACTGTTTCTCTGCTGCCAACATCATTGCCTAATGAAGCAAGCTTCATAACCTCATCTTCCTCCAAGTCCAAATCAGAAGCACTGTAACGAAAGGGCAGAAAAAACAATGAGCAACCGAAAGCTCTATTAAATAAAGCACATCTGAACAGAATAAGGGAGCTTTTTAATACAGCTTAAATGCTGCCAGTTCCTTTGCCAAGGCCATATTTCTCTCTTGCACTCTCATGAGTTCCAAAGTTGATTTATCCAGCTCCTGCATCATGATCAACTGAGCTCAACAAAATTCTTTCATCATCCATAATCTAAAAGTTTTCAAGTGTATTTTCCAGTGCATGATGTTCCAACCGGCACATTATACCTTAAACAATAGCAAAAACTGCTTACCTCAGATTTCGCACGAAGCAACTGCTGACTGGTTGCAATCTGAGTCAGAGCTTCATTCTTCAGTGCTACTTCAATTTTTAGCTGCTCCTTGCATGAGAAAATCTACAGAAAAGGATTAGCACATgaaattttggagaaatttacttctttaatattattgaatacTAGCAAAagattgtttttctttcttctttcatctGCTCTTTGGGGGTGAGACGGTGTAGAATGGGGAGTCAAATTATGTTGTTGTTTCAGATCCAGAATTAAGTTATTCAATccatttagaaaaattgagaGATCTCGTGAAATCATTACATCCTTACttcaaagtttgtttaccgTAGCTACgaatattaaaaaaggatCAACAGCCACTAAGTAAATCTTCAATTTACATCAACAAAGCAATTCAAGTTACCAGACAGTCATTTGTTGGTGTCAATTACTTATTTACAAAATGGGAGCAATAAATTTAAGTGGAATGAGTACTAACACAACTATGTATAGGCACAAGGGTCTATTTCTCTCTTGAAAATCAAtttcactttcaaatattacaaatgaaaagATGGCATTCTGTAACTGTGGCAAGCTAATTGCAATGAAAAGTTTAATTGTTTACCTGGTTTTTAACTTCTTTAAATTCTTTCTGCTGCTGTTCCAAAGTTGAAGCAAGAGCCACAACTTTCCCCTCCAACCTATTGACCTCTTTCCGCAATTCCTCAGGATTTTCTTCATAATCACTTGGCTTTTGAGAAGTATTAGAATCATTTGGATCACCAACAGACTGGAAGTAAAGACGGCCAACATTTGCATTGGTGCAAGATTGTTTGCATATGGGACAATTCCTCTTCTTCGTTTTGGGACAGTACTCAAACCATTGTTGAAGGCTATggttttcaataaatatatcacattaaataacttaaattcACCCTTAACTCAAAACAGGCTAATCAACTTACTGAATAGCCCACCTTCACTGGTTATCAGTATAGGCCCTCTATTCAGAAGTCAGCAATGTATAATCTTTCTGATTCAGCAAAATAATAGAGACATTCCATATCACTTATGTCCACGGGAAACTTATGAGTACACTACACTGTTCCTGGATCCATAGTATTTGAAAGGACAGAAGaaatataaagtatataataatttttcaaaggaaCTATTATCAGACACAATTCTATGACTTCAGTGTCCTTTATAGCAGACTACGTAAGTTGTCTggaccaatatatatatatataaacaatattgCATCATTTGCTTGGAATAACATTTCAAATATCATTTTACAGGTACCATACATGCACGAATTACACGACAAGTTAACTCCCCCATTGCTCATTTAATGACTAATATACCTAGCAATAGCCAAATGAATGTTAAGAGTTCTcctaaaaacaagaaagaaatccGTGGAAATTTATTCAGGGAAAAAAAACACGCATATACAAACAACTAAGCAAATCGGTATCATTATCTTcaacatttcaaaattcaaaggAGAAAACGATGACCTAAACAAATCAAAGTAGTTGATGCAACTAACCAGAGCTCGTGAAAAACGTGGCCGCAAACAGAAATGGACTGAAGGTCTTCAATTAAGGGTTTAAGATCCTCGTAGCAGATTGAGCATATGGTTTTTGCGAAGGCATTGCCATTGTTGTTAGCTCCAGCCATAGCTGCATTTTACCCACAATTGATTCCATTTTCTTCGTTTTATTGGTTAGCAAACCCGAAATGGTAGTGATTCGAGGAAGCGGGTTAGGgcgaaattttgaaaaattaggagGAGGAAATAGGCGCGGAAGAAGCGGGAAGAAATGAACTccatattttgtatttgtgttttattttggtgttttggtattttgatgataaagagaggaaaagaaagacaTAATAAGTGTGTTGCAGATAGGTGTACCTTTGGATGTGTTTtgaactaatttaaaataagtgatgTAGGTTTGATATTCGAatttatgagataaaaatcattgttgattgtcaaattatatcttattgtgtgtttaatattgtatttttttgaagaCCTCAAGCACtctcattatcaaattatgtattttttatattttatatatattatttataaaaaattaaaaaataaaaaaacgcaccgataaaatgaaaaaacataaaaagcaAACATTAAATGAGTCTTATATTATCTCAGGAAATGCCAAAATATGAAACCAGGATGCTTATAGAAAAAAGTTTCCCCTCAATTTCTGTACGTATTCTTAAATTAGGCCTAACCACTTCAAAATGGGCTCAAACCCTGAGGTTCAACCAGTCTTAACATAAAAACTTCAGCCCAGTTTAATATTGGGCTGATCTTGGCCCAATGTCAACTGCTCTcgttttttaatctaattttttaattatttaaattcgaTCTCGATGTACtagttttgaaaaaatttaaatttcaagactagcagattctttgtttgtaatttttctaaaagaaaaatatacatttatgaTATTAACTATAAggtatttttcatcaatttagGTTGATTCCTAATTTTTCTAGCTTATTTTGTCTGACAAtcacataattgattatgagataatttaattttaagagcAGTGATTatgatgtttggtttcataATTGGTTATACagttttatattgtaattaaattttaaaataaacctCATTCTTATATCAAGAATTCCacaaagtaataaatttaatgggtataatagataattagataaaaaaataataattgataatggggataaaaattataaacaattactttgatgaaaatttggttttgGTATAATTGAATTGCATAggtaattttggaaaaaggGGGT encodes:
- the LOC105173032 gene encoding uncharacterized protein LOC105173032; amino-acid sequence: MAGANNNGNAFAKTICSICYEDLKPLIEDLQSISVCGHVFHELCLQQWFEYCPKTKKRNCPICKQSCTNANVGRLYFQSVGDPNDSNTSQKPSDYEENPEELRKEVNRLEGKVVALASTLEQQQKEFKEVKNQIFSCKEQLKIEVALKNEALTQIATSQQLLRAKSEELDKSTLELMRVQERNMALAKELAAFKLASDLDLEEDEVMKLASLGNDVGSRETVDVLRKSLVIRNKGYKELMAKCNILGRGEARCLRKLEKATEKIKKLKSRIQELETAAEIKDNETLRVLKDQDARFKSDSHENTMKRHGNRIDLDETSYKSDSTFISKKVEVCMPMTRKSTIDDIFPGCTDEQNDQEKGCSSINVDKSVGCSTSVQGFSCKNFMPCVDNSVILQRCHLPLEDVSFDTQNNAEMPQSGNRDGVSCSRAMKKGRKADLANKLPANVDDEVICYGETGPVQTSVHIKKETTSSIQFSHPGDGCFSGGLLGPDGTNWHLGKWCKKAKNQVSTTSSTGLDRLNAGAGDLIAVGADGRGGRIKVMRPLDQSSLDVKDTSPWAKKCKHAAKPKKLQPQGYLQIEHFFRRTAQ